DNA from Prionailurus bengalensis isolate Pbe53 chromosome X, Fcat_Pben_1.1_paternal_pri, whole genome shotgun sequence:
ccatgtatttttagtTAATGTTTCATGAGAATATCTAGTGGTGGATTTCATGTTTCTCACTGCGGGTTTATCCTCACACTTGAGAACACAGGTAAAGAGAAACATAAGAGACGAGAGATGGGCCTGGCAGAGCGGAACAAGTGAACATTTCAGACCTATGGGTTGTTTTTCAAGTTCTGTTAGTGTTTACTACAAGCATAAGTTCTGGGcctcacttattatttttttaaagattttatttttaagtaatctccacacccaacgtggggctcaaacccataaccctgagatcaagagttgcatgctctaccaactgagccagccaggcatcccagcaCTGGGCCTCTGTTAATCAGAAATCCTCCCTTGAAACTATAGATGCGTAGCCTGAAAGACTGTTAACCAACACTGTTCCAAATGTCTCTCTTAGGGTTAATTTCATATGCACACACCCTATATATACAACATATGCCATGTGCTATACATAACATATATCTGTCATACAATATGcagttattaaaattatatagttGTATATCATATAGTTATTAAAATCATTTCTTTGATATGGACTCAGGAAATATGACAATCACCACGTTGATTTTAGCTCACAGGTGGTAATTTAAGAAAACCGATGATTTAAGATGTTTTTACCACATTTGGAGAGATTTGAATTTGGCCTGTGATAATGGCATTGTGGTTGTGTAGAAGAATCTCCTTGTCCTTACGAGACAAGATTGCTGAAGTATTTAGAGGAGAAATCGGTCTGCAACTGATTCTCAAATGAATCTGGGCAAAAGGTAGGTTGGGTGTTCACTGACCactcttgcaacttttctgtagatttgaaatttttttttaagttattggaagaaaaagatttttttttttttgctgtgattGTTCAACAAAAGCTGACTTCCTCCCAAGTAAAACAGAGCATAAGCATAAAAACACTAGAAATTCTCTAAAATCTTCATTAAAATGCATTGCcaaaatcagaatatttttgcATAAAATCTTACAACTAAAACCAAAATGCTTATCTTTACTCCAAGAAGTGAGTTCATATATATTCAATACCAGTGGGTACCAAAGTCAAAGAATCTGTAATAAAAGCAAGAATAACATCTACAAGGACAGTGAAGGCACATGGAGTGATAAATGCTCAGGACTGCTGGGAAGTTCTTAAGAAACTATAAGATTTCACATTTGTTCTCCAAGGTAAATAAGGCCCTAGAAGTTTAGAACTGAAAAGTGTTAGAGAAAAATACAGTCCAATAGCTCAATGCTCAATTTATACATGATATAATGAAGGGTCAGAGAAAATTATACAAGCGTGGAAGTGTGCAAGTATTTAAAACCTGATGAGGACTCTTAAAGTCAATCTGAAACCCTGTATTGCGAGTTACAATCAGTATTAGATTAATGCCCTTTGGAAACGTCCTTGTTCTTTCATAGAACTCTTTCCAGTAGAAATAAATTTAGTCTCCAATTTTAAATCCTGGCAGTTCCACAAGTTTGAAGTATTTCCAACTGAATAAAAGTAAGTCAAGTATTTTCACAAGTTTTTAGAATGATTAACAAAATAattgggggaaaaatagttatacacctgaaactaatgtaaaattgCGTGTCAACTGTgcttcgattaaaaaaaaaaaaaactttgtatatATGGTAAGGAAAggagtaatgagaaaaaaagcagaTACGAGACCAATAAATAATAGAAGAGTTGAAAAATGATCATGCGACTTGGTAACCTTGCTTTgccaaataaaaccacaaattatTGTGTATCTTCTCCTTGTTTCTGAAGTCTGCTTCTCAGTGATACttctgtccattcattcattcagttgttCAAGTATTTAAGGACCTAATCTGTACAAAACACCACAGGGACTTCCACAGCAATGCTGTAATTTCTTAGACTCTATAGTATTGACCACCCACGATAgcatttttttctgcatatgAAGAAAGTTACTTTTTCGAGCCTAAATATGCAGccaaactgaaaaatatacaaCTCTCCATAGTTAAGCTTTCCAAAATGTGAACACTCAGCAAATACAGTAATGCCACATTGGAGGGAAAATACAATGtaagggggggaaaaaatccaagtTTACTCTTGGGACTCTGAACCATGAAGCAACTGTTAAGGTGGCCATTTATTGGATCTTGCCCTTAATTATGAGGTTCATGCAGTCTCAAGCTTGGGTTTCAAAAACCATTAATAATTACCCTTAAATggcaaacaaaaggaaaatttcataATCAGGGTGGTGAGTCCGTAAAGACTATAAAAGTCACGATCCTGCTCAACTCTTCGCACTCCTATTTGATTCTTCTAGCTGCCTTGCTGCTGGGCAACCAGGTAAGTGTGATTTTAGTACTTCCTGGagctctttctgcttcttttcagAATGGTTGTCAAAGATACAGGTCAGGAGAGAAAGTGGGTTTGTGCCATCTAAAGATATTACCAGTAACTTAGAGGCTAAAAGCTGTGGTCAGGTTTCTTCAAGACCACAGCCTACAGAGCACAGACCAGgtacataaaatgtggagaatGTCACAACTACTAATCAAAATGTAAGGCTCCAGGGACTGTCTCGTAACAGATGTACTCTAAGAATACACACTGAACATACTAAGATGATTATTTTTACTACAccaaggaaagagcccaaaggcaCTGAAGTGTTGGCAATCATCGGTATAAAACTCCAGCTCAGCTTTCTGGTGAGCTCATTCCTTTCCCGATTTACAGGACACCAAAATGAGTGCAAAAAAGTCTCCTGAAGAACTGAAGAGCATTTTTGCAAAATACGCAGCCAAAGAAGGTGATCCAGACCAGCTGTCGAAGGAGGAGTTGAAGCTATTGATTCAGACTGAATTCCCCAGTTTGCTGAAAGTGAGTGCACAACCACAGAGCCCACGAAAGGGGACTCTGATGGTGACAAGGGAGgataggggaggggagaggctgaggaaTGCAATACCCATCCGAGCTGGGTCTAAGCCAGAGCACACAGCAGACAAGGTGCGGGCATCTGTTGAGCAAGGACACTTGAATGTGTTTCCCTCCCTGATGGCAGACCACATTTCAGAAGGCAAGTACCTGGAAAGCAGGTTCCAAGCCTTCTATGCCCTACAGCCTGGCACAGAACTCTCCATGACCAGCCAGAGTAAAAGGAAGCAATGGTCGCATTTTCATGAAGTTAGACCTACAGGACCCACATGTCACCCTGGGTTCAGCACCTCTGTGCCAGGCTTCAGGAAAACAAAGAGGTCTGCAAAAACATCATTGGTTGGCCTTGGACGTGCTTCATTGTTATAGGTAGGATCTGTCAAGAAGACCAATGCTTATTTGGCaatctgaaaagaaaacccacttTGCGCTGACAAATTGCCATCTGGCGACACCcatttatatttcaaaaccatttaaatttgtgttaatttgtGTTAAGCACCTAAATCTGTGTTAATGAGGCAGCCATGCATTGCTAAACAACTTCCAGGAAGGGATTAAATCTCTTTAGCCCTACAGTTTCTTGTCAAAACTGTTGCAGAGTTGTCAAAATCAAAGTGCATCTTGGGGCAATAAAGAAGAGAGGCAGGCTGATTCTCATTGCTCCAAAATACTTTCTTTCCTTCGCAACTAAAAGGGATCTTCAAAATGGAAGCACAACTGTTTCATCTGACTTGGTTACTATTTAGCTGTAACTTCAGAAGAAACCATTTGCTGCCCAGATTTTGTCCCTTCTGCCAGTATGACGTGTGAGAAGGTTCTCACTGTAGTTGCTGAGGTTTCTGTTTTTAGTACTAAAGAGTGGCTGAATTCAATGACCTTATAATCCA
Protein-coding regions in this window:
- the S100G gene encoding protein S100-G, whose amino-acid sequence is MSAKKSPEELKSIFAKYAAKEGDPDQLSKEELKLLIQTEFPSLLKGPSTLDDLFQELDKNGDGEVSFEEFQVLVKKISQ